The proteins below come from a single Corynebacterium cystitidis genomic window:
- a CDS encoding ABC transporter ATP-binding protein: MKGVSHVYGRGGGAVEALDNISVTFSSGTTALLGPNGSGKSTLMNIIGTSISPTQGDVFYNDTRVDRATVEDYRAQLGVVPQHISLPKRMRLSEVLSYLCWVHKVPAARNRQLIDSVLERLDLAEKRNSRVGELSGGQLRRAGFACALLHEPSVLLLDEPTVGLDPEVRVEIRRLIADIATSATVLLSTHLLEDVRFLDPEVAMIKAGQIVFSGSYAQFTATLPNGKASRDSSIEQAYQQMLHAHPSVSTVVKQKCDPRR, translated from the coding sequence GTGAAGGGCGTAAGCCATGTATACGGAAGGGGTGGAGGTGCAGTAGAAGCCCTTGACAATATCAGCGTTACTTTTTCTTCCGGCACCACGGCTTTACTGGGTCCCAATGGTTCAGGGAAATCGACGCTAATGAACATCATTGGAACCAGTATCTCACCAACTCAAGGAGACGTATTTTACAACGATACTCGCGTAGATCGGGCAACGGTCGAAGATTATCGGGCTCAACTTGGTGTAGTTCCGCAGCATATTTCATTGCCTAAACGGATGCGCTTGTCTGAGGTGTTGAGCTATCTGTGTTGGGTTCACAAAGTGCCCGCAGCTCGTAACCGGCAACTGATTGATTCTGTGCTCGAACGACTGGATCTAGCGGAGAAACGCAACTCTCGCGTCGGGGAACTTTCGGGTGGTCAGCTTCGACGTGCCGGTTTCGCATGTGCGTTGTTACACGAACCATCAGTGCTGCTGTTAGATGAGCCGACAGTGGGTCTTGACCCGGAGGTGCGGGTAGAGATTCGCCGATTGATAGCGGACATTGCTACGTCCGCAACCGTATTGCTTAGTACCCACTTGTTGGAAGATGTCCGTTTTCTTGATCCGGAAGTTGCGATGATCAAGGCCGGTCAAATAGTGTTTTCCGGAAGTTACGCGCAATTTACTGCTACTCTTCCCAATGGCAAAGCTTCACGTGATTCCTCCATAGAACAGGCATACCAGCAGATGCTGCATGCGCATCCTTCTGTGTCGACGGTTGTCAAACAGAAATGTGATCCAAGGCGGTAG
- a CDS encoding IS256 family transposase — MTRRDPEDKARIDAIEEKLLANPEVAKIIKELATSTTDANELVRGMLQASLSAALQAEMDVHLGYQSGDRAAKNAARADNHRNGSYPKTVDSNYGPVTIDVPRDRQGTFVPTMVPKGVRRLTDVDDMIVSLYAGGMTIRDIQHHLATALKIDVSHETISAVTDAVLDEVLQWQSRQLDEFYPVVFLDALRIKVRDGGRVVNKSAYLAIGVDMDGIKHILGIWIAKEEGASFWAQVCSHLANRGVKDVFIVCCDGLKGLPEAVEATWPNSMVQTCIVHLIRAANRWVAYGDRKAVSAALKQIYTAADEDQAAQALEHFAATELGQKYPQSVKVWRDAWDRFIPFLQFPPAARKVIYTTNSIESFNNQLRKATRNRVQFTNDESAVKTLWLMICNIEDRRAAKRAKEGKKVAATAGRLIEGARVAGWKQAINQMSVAYPDRFQNYL; from the coding sequence ATGACGCGACGTGATCCAGAGGATAAAGCTCGGATTGATGCTATTGAGGAGAAACTGCTTGCCAATCCTGAGGTAGCTAAAATCATCAAGGAGCTTGCAACCTCTACTACGGATGCCAATGAACTGGTCAGGGGCATGCTGCAAGCCTCGCTATCGGCAGCATTGCAGGCGGAAATGGATGTCCACCTCGGCTATCAGTCTGGTGACAGGGCAGCCAAAAACGCTGCTCGGGCTGATAACCACCGCAATGGCAGCTATCCAAAGACCGTGGATTCTAACTATGGGCCTGTCACCATTGATGTGCCCCGTGATCGGCAGGGGACGTTTGTTCCGACGATGGTGCCTAAAGGAGTACGTCGCCTGACCGATGTCGATGACATGATCGTTAGTTTGTATGCCGGTGGGATGACCATCCGTGATATCCAACACCACCTAGCCACAGCCTTGAAGATCGATGTGTCGCATGAGACGATCTCTGCGGTTACTGATGCAGTGCTCGACGAAGTACTGCAGTGGCAAAGCCGCCAGCTAGATGAGTTCTACCCCGTGGTGTTCCTCGATGCACTGCGTATCAAAGTCCGTGATGGTGGGCGAGTGGTCAACAAGTCTGCTTATCTGGCTATCGGGGTGGATATGGACGGTATTAAGCACATCCTGGGTATTTGGATTGCCAAAGAAGAAGGAGCCTCGTTCTGGGCACAGGTCTGTTCCCACCTGGCTAACCGGGGTGTTAAAGACGTTTTCATCGTGTGCTGTGATGGGTTGAAAGGCCTGCCAGAAGCAGTCGAAGCGACCTGGCCGAACTCGATGGTTCAAACCTGTATCGTCCACCTGATCAGGGCAGCCAACCGGTGGGTTGCGTACGGGGACCGTAAAGCAGTATCAGCGGCTTTAAAGCAGATCTACACCGCTGCTGATGAGGACCAGGCAGCGCAAGCGTTAGAACACTTTGCTGCAACTGAGCTGGGGCAGAAATATCCGCAATCAGTGAAAGTGTGGCGCGATGCGTGGGATCGGTTTATACCGTTTCTACAGTTCCCGCCAGCAGCGAGGAAGGTGATCTACACGACGAATTCGATTGAATCGTTTAACAATCAACTACGTAAAGCCACCCGTAATAGGGTGCAGTTCACTAACGATGAATCCGCAGTCAAGACGCTGTGGTTGATGATCTGCAATATCGAAGATCGCCGTGCCGCCAAACGAGCCAAAGAAGGCAAAAAGGTTGCTGCCACAGCCGGACGCCTCATAGAAGGTGCACGCGTGGCAGGGTGGAAACAAGCCATCAACCAAATGTCCGTAGCCTACCCCGACCGCTTCCAAAACTACCTATAA
- a CDS encoding IS3 family transposase, whose product MADNNLVTKRRRAFKKTTIADPNAKQRSDLLQRRFNAAMPTTHLCGDITYLRTGQGWMYLATVIDLTTRMIVGWQIGERMTTNLVEDALVMAHKAGYVAGNAIFHTDRGSQYTSKQFAAAACRMDVRLSIGEVGVCWDNAVAESFFSTLKLRWCQMVCVWDTDPA is encoded by the coding sequence ATGGCAGACAACAACCTGGTCACGAAACGCCGCCGCGCATTCAAAAAGACCACCATCGCAGACCCAAACGCCAAACAGCGCAGTGACCTGCTCCAACGCCGCTTCAACGCAGCGATGCCGACGACACACCTATGTGGGGATATCACCTACCTGCGTACCGGCCAAGGGTGGATGTATCTCGCCACCGTCATTGATTTAACCACCCGGATGATAGTTGGTTGGCAAATCGGCGAACGCATGACCACTAACCTCGTTGAAGATGCACTGGTCATGGCACATAAGGCTGGGTATGTTGCTGGCAACGCCATATTCCACACGGATCGTGGTTCGCAGTACACCTCGAAGCAATTTGCCGCTGCCGCCTGTCGGATGGATGTGCGTTTAAGCATCGGTGAAGTCGGAGTGTGCTGGGATAATGCGGTAGCAGAGTCGTTTTTCTCCACACTGAAACTGCGATGGTGTCAGATGGTTTGTGTGTGGGATACCGATCCTGCATGA